The Acidobacteriota bacterium genome contains a region encoding:
- a CDS encoding DUF3808 domain-containing protein: MGRVRQARMVLAVSASLLLSAAAVQGHASADFAATKTAATNHFYNLEYPQAIAGFREIADAKPHAAGAWNHLAQAELYQEMHRIGALESTLYGKSDAFLRRKLLPPDPSTVATIEEDLGRAKACAQAALATNPDDAQAHYDLAVAWGLDANLAFSVKKAYWSALGDAKNARREADIAHKLKPAWVDPLLIIGVQNYVAGSLPWTMKVFTSVIGYRGNKKRGLQQVAEVAAHGERARTDAAVLLAVAYRRDGNNRAAAALFARLTEQYPRNVLFAVETGEAQEAAGEHAAAHATFEAILQRARAGAPGYEKAPRAQVWYDLGSIAALYSQWPEAAHDYQRAAQVPDAPPHYREAARKAAAIAASKAGSGG; the protein is encoded by the coding sequence ATGGGGCGCGTGCGCCAGGCGAGGATGGTTCTGGCGGTCAGCGCTTCGCTTCTGCTTAGCGCCGCAGCCGTGCAAGGTCACGCTTCGGCTGATTTTGCCGCGACGAAAACCGCCGCGACCAATCACTTCTACAACCTCGAGTATCCGCAAGCGATCGCCGGATTTCGGGAGATCGCCGACGCCAAGCCCCACGCCGCGGGAGCGTGGAACCATCTGGCGCAGGCTGAGCTGTATCAGGAGATGCACCGCATCGGAGCGCTGGAGTCGACCCTGTACGGCAAAAGCGATGCGTTTTTGCGGCGGAAGCTGCTACCGCCCGACCCCAGCACCGTAGCCACAATCGAAGAGGATTTGGGGCGGGCGAAGGCCTGCGCCCAGGCGGCCCTCGCCACCAATCCCGATGACGCCCAGGCACATTACGATCTGGCGGTGGCGTGGGGCCTCGATGCGAACCTGGCGTTCTCTGTGAAGAAGGCGTACTGGAGCGCATTGGGTGACGCCAAAAATGCGCGGCGCGAAGCTGATATCGCGCATAAGCTGAAACCGGCGTGGGTGGATCCGCTGCTGATCATCGGGGTGCAGAACTACGTCGCCGGCAGCCTGCCCTGGACGATGAAGGTCTTCACCAGCGTCATCGGCTATCGCGGGAATAAGAAACGGGGCTTGCAGCAGGTGGCAGAGGTGGCGGCACATGGCGAGCGCGCGCGCACCGACGCAGCGGTGCTGCTGGCGGTCGCGTACCGGCGCGACGGTAACAACCGTGCCGCGGCGGCGTTGTTCGCCCGCCTGACGGAGCAGTATCCCCGCAACGTGCTGTTTGCGGTGGAAACGGGCGAGGCGCAGGAAGCGGCGGGCGAGCACGCCGCGGCGCACGCGACTTTCGAGGCGATCTTGCAGCGGGCGCGGGCGGGCGCACCGGGATACGAGAAGGCGCCGCGGGCGCAGGTCTGGTACGACCTGGGTTCGATTGCGGCACTGTACTCACAATGGCCGGAAGCGGCACACGACTATCAGCGGGCCGCGCAGGTGCCCGATGCGCCGCCACACTACCGGGAGGCCGCGCGGAAAGCCGCAGCGATAGCGGCAAGCAAGGCCGGCAGCGGAGGCTAG
- a CDS encoding PIN domain-containing protein, which yields MILADTSVLLRALQNREPYAAEAAALTSRGELAAHPLVYGELLIGDPGGRVAFLDAYARLPAAPLAEHDAVVSLVRSRHLHGRGLHWIDAHLLASALAADLRLWTADAPLAAAARDLGVAWPAA from the coding sequence ATGATTCTTGCTGACACCTCGGTGCTCCTGCGTGCGCTCCAGAATCGCGAACCGTATGCCGCCGAAGCAGCCGCCCTGACCTCTCGCGGCGAGCTGGCCGCTCATCCTCTTGTCTACGGCGAACTGTTGATCGGCGATCCTGGCGGACGAGTCGCATTCCTCGACGCCTACGCCCGATTGCCAGCCGCACCTCTCGCAGAGCACGATGCGGTCGTTTCCCTGGTGCGCTCGCGCCACCTTCACGGACGTGGCCTGCACTGGATCGACGCCCACCTGCTGGCCTCCGCGCTGGCGGCGGATCTCCGCCTCTGGACCGCGGATGCGCCGCTGGCGGCAGCGGCGCGCGATCTGGGCGTGGCCTGGCCGGCTGCCTAG
- a CDS encoding 1-acyl-sn-glycerol-3-phosphate acyltransferase, with product MRRSVMSKLSYTSSRLRSGLIFAPLYGLTTAAYGLVSMACSRFDESGARQHRVAQAWARMLLRLGGIHVKVEGLAHLMPGPKVIICNHLSYMDVPVLFAVLPLQFRILAKQGLFKIPFLGGHLRRAQHLAVDQSNPRASMRSLHQAAAAVAAGLPLFIFPEAGRSFSGAMQPFVPGAFFIAIQAQVPIVPIVLVGTYEILQPTTAHLRPGRVQLLIGPPISTAGLTRHDATALAQQLHDQMAATYAAHGNSTTAPGTIRRR from the coding sequence ATGCGGCGCTCCGTAATGTCGAAGCTCAGCTACACCAGTTCCCGTCTCCGCTCCGGCCTCATCTTTGCGCCGCTGTATGGCTTGACTACAGCCGCCTACGGCTTGGTCTCCATGGCCTGTTCTCGCTTTGACGAATCCGGCGCTCGTCAGCACCGCGTCGCCCAAGCCTGGGCGCGGATGTTGTTGCGCCTCGGGGGTATCCACGTCAAAGTCGAAGGCCTTGCCCACCTCATGCCTGGTCCCAAGGTCATCATTTGCAATCACCTCAGCTATATGGACGTACCGGTCCTGTTCGCCGTGCTTCCCTTGCAGTTCCGCATTCTCGCCAAACAGGGTCTGTTCAAAATTCCGTTCCTTGGCGGTCATCTCCGCCGTGCCCAGCACCTGGCGGTCGATCAATCCAACCCGCGTGCCTCGATGCGCAGTCTGCATCAGGCCGCCGCTGCCGTTGCCGCCGGCTTGCCGCTCTTCATTTTTCCGGAAGCCGGCCGTAGCTTCTCCGGCGCCATGCAGCCCTTCGTCCCCGGCGCCTTCTTCATCGCCATTCAGGCCCAGGTCCCGATCGTGCCCATCGTCCTCGTCGGCACCTACGAGATCCTCCAGCCCACCACCGCCCATCTCCGCCCCGGCCGCGTCCAGCTCCTCATCGGCCCGCCCATCTCCACCGCCGGCCTCACCCGCCACGACGCCACCGCCCTCGCCCAGCAGCTCCACGACCAGATGGCCGCCACCTACGCTGCCCACGGCAACTCCACCACCGCACCTGGAACCATACGCAGGCGCTAA
- a CDS encoding bifunctional folylpolyglutamate synthase/dihydrofolate synthase: MTPDESLQYLHELGAELHPGRKFTLATIARLLAPLGDPHHAFASVHIAGTNGKGSTAALVASAAHAAGYRVGLYTSPHLQRVNERIRIAGDDLDPEALASAATRVRDVVEQLLATGELPYPPSFFEVMTAIGFLALARARIELAVVEVGLGGRLDATNVLAPLLAAITPIGLDHEAFLGPDIPSIAGEKAGIIKPGIRSVIVALQPAEAMAVIAARCQSAGVSLHAITPAEVAAAPATALRGAHQHVNAAVAAALCRALAACGFPIPEAAISDGFASIRWPGRLERLCDHPEVFLDGAHNPMAARALAAFLDEYRGAHPAPVLIFGCMRDKAVEEICELLFPRAAAVVLTAPAHHPRALAPAALAETYGPLAPQWEIAATYPEALTAARRLSAAGDASRPIFVTGSLYLVGEARDYGCGAP; encoded by the coding sequence GTGACCCCAGACGAGTCGCTTCAGTATCTGCACGAGCTTGGCGCCGAGTTGCATCCCGGCCGTAAGTTCACCCTCGCCACCATCGCCCGGCTATTGGCGCCGCTCGGCGATCCCCATCATGCTTTCGCCAGCGTTCATATCGCCGGCACTAACGGCAAAGGCTCAACCGCAGCTTTGGTGGCCTCCGCTGCCCACGCCGCCGGCTATCGCGTTGGCCTCTACACCTCGCCGCACCTGCAGCGGGTCAACGAGCGCATTCGCATCGCCGGCGACGATCTTGACCCGGAGGCGCTGGCCTCGGCGGCGACCCGCGTGCGCGATGTGGTCGAACAACTGCTGGCTACAGGCGAACTGCCGTATCCGCCGTCATTTTTCGAGGTCATGACCGCCATCGGTTTTCTCGCCTTGGCGCGCGCCCGCATCGAGTTGGCCGTCGTCGAGGTTGGCCTCGGGGGCCGTCTCGACGCCACCAACGTTCTGGCGCCGCTCCTGGCCGCCATCACCCCCATCGGCCTCGATCACGAAGCCTTTCTCGGTCCTGATATTCCTTCGATTGCCGGCGAAAAGGCCGGCATCATCAAGCCGGGCATCCGGAGCGTGATCGTCGCACTCCAACCGGCCGAAGCCATGGCGGTGATCGCGGCCCGCTGCCAATCTGCGGGTGTTTCGCTCCATGCCATCACGCCTGCGGAAGTCGCGGCCGCACCCGCTACCGCTTTGCGAGGCGCCCATCAACACGTGAACGCCGCTGTCGCTGCCGCCCTTTGTCGTGCGCTGGCGGCTTGCGGTTTTCCAATTCCCGAAGCCGCCATCAGCGACGGCTTTGCCTCCATCCGCTGGCCCGGCCGCCTGGAGCGCCTCTGCGACCACCCCGAAGTCTTTCTCGATGGCGCCCACAATCCCATGGCGGCGCGCGCCCTGGCGGCCTTTCTCGACGAATATCGTGGCGCGCACCCGGCGCCGGTATTGATCTTCGGCTGCATGCGCGACAAAGCGGTCGAAGAGATCTGTGAGCTTCTGTTCCCGCGCGCCGCCGCGGTGGTGCTGACCGCGCCCGCCCATCACCCCCGCGCTCTCGCCCCGGCCGCGCTGGCGGAAACCTATGGCCCGCTGGCGCCGCAGTGGGAGATCGCCGCCACCTACCCGGAAGCCCTCACCGCCGCTCGCCGCCTCAGCGCCGCCGGCGATGCGAGCCGGCCCATCTTCGTCACCGGCTCCTTGTACCTGGTGGGTGAAGCACGCGACTATGGATGCGGCGCTCCGTAA
- a CDS encoding acetyl-CoA carboxylase carboxyltransferase subunit beta, with translation MPWFRREHHPLPSVADKHVRTEGLWLKCEGCRAIIWKKDLAAHLHVCPHCQRHFRIDARTRLQFLLDDGRYEELDTALASADPLHFVDRKSYADRLKAAQQATGLADALITAHGAIESQPVYVCAMEYGFIGGSMGAVVGEKITRAVEASLAAREPLIIISASGGARMMEGAVSLMQMGKISAALARLDEAGIPFISLLTDPTTGGVTASFAMLGDLNIAEPGALIGFAGPRVIEQTIRQKLPPDFQRSEFLLAHGMLDAIVARKDLRAYLARALAFLHAAEPKEQQAHAATSQPSLL, from the coding sequence ATGCCCTGGTTCCGGCGCGAACACCATCCTCTGCCCTCAGTTGCCGACAAACACGTCCGCACCGAGGGCTTGTGGCTCAAGTGCGAGGGCTGCCGCGCCATCATCTGGAAAAAGGATCTGGCCGCCCATCTGCACGTTTGCCCGCACTGCCAGCGTCATTTCCGCATAGACGCCCGCACCCGCCTGCAGTTTCTGCTCGACGACGGCCGCTACGAAGAGCTCGACACCGCCCTGGCCTCGGCGGACCCGCTCCATTTCGTGGACCGCAAATCCTACGCCGACCGGTTGAAGGCGGCGCAGCAGGCCACCGGCCTTGCCGACGCCCTCATCACCGCCCACGGCGCCATCGAGAGCCAGCCGGTCTACGTCTGTGCCATGGAGTATGGCTTCATCGGCGGCAGCATGGGGGCCGTGGTCGGCGAAAAGATCACCCGCGCCGTCGAGGCCTCGCTTGCCGCCCGCGAGCCGCTGATCATTATCTCCGCCTCCGGCGGCGCGCGCATGATGGAAGGCGCCGTCAGCCTGATGCAGATGGGCAAAATTTCTGCGGCGCTCGCCCGGCTTGATGAAGCCGGCATCCCTTTCATCTCGCTGCTCACCGACCCCACCACCGGCGGCGTCACCGCCAGCTTTGCCATGCTGGGCGATCTCAATATTGCCGAGCCCGGCGCGCTCATCGGCTTTGCCGGTCCGCGCGTCATCGAGCAGACCATCCGCCAGAAGCTCCCGCCCGACTTCCAGCGCAGCGAGTTCCTGCTCGCCCACGGCATGCTCGACGCCATCGTTGCGCGCAAAGATCTGCGCGCCTATCTTGCCCGCGCCCTTGCCTTTCTCCACGCCGCTGAACCCAAAGAGCAACAGGCCCACGCCGCGACCTCTCAACCCTCTCTGTTGTGA